The Oncorhynchus nerka isolate Pitt River linkage group LG15, Oner_Uvic_2.0, whole genome shotgun sequence genome contains the following window.
ACGTTGTTCCAAAACAACTCGTCTACATTTCGCTTTTACACGATGTatttaaatacattctggtaccTACATATCTTTATATAAAGTTTCACTATAAATGCCAGTTACTGTCCCTGCGAACAATATGACAGACGAGAGCAAGCAAGGTGGAGGGAAACCGAAAACAAACAGACTGAGAAGAAGCCCCAAACAAACGCAAGCAACTCCATCTCTCATTGATTTTCCAAAAACCTGTCAAGGTCAGTAGCTTGCAAGCCACGAATGATGTGTTGAAATGACCAGCCACTGATTCAGCTAAGTAGCTAGCTAAATAGCTATTCCTGTAGCCCGTAAGCTATGAAAACAGCGTATTAGCTATGTAACGTACCTAGCTAATGTACGGTGTTGATCTACTAATGTTATTTGTGCTAGCTAGTTAGTGTATATAACATTACCTATGTTCTAGCTAGATGGTGcccaaagctagctagctagtagctgaATAAACTCCACTCCATGTTGAATGAAGTTTAGTTTGCTAACTAGCTAGGAGTTAATGGCATGTAGCTAGCTACTTTTTTAgtttagctagttagttagctaactGTTACCACGTGTGCCAATTACAATTACATAATCATTCACATATCTAACATCAGATTTCAAGACGCCAACTCGTGTGACAAGATCAAGATACAGCAATGTATTCAACAAAGGAGAGTCACCAATGAATGAATCAGAACTTCAACAGGATATCATTTGGGATGCCACTTCCCCTTCACCCCTTAGGACAGGTAATTATATTTACATGTCAATATAACTATACATGTAGCCGGGCTAAGCAGTGTTACATTTTTTAAGTTTACCTCAGCTTATCTGCCTTAACGTTTTTCATGTTCCTTCTTAGTTAGCAAAAGAGGCAAGAAGTACTCTGCAAATGTTGGAATTGTGGACATTTCCGAAATCGTCAACAGGATAGCTCCCAAGGTTGGTAACACTCTGGCTAGCTAGCCACAAGTGTGCCAtcaaatacatttattttcatGTTCAAACTAGAACAATGTTCATTACTAGACCCAGTGATGTGATTTTTCTCATACTTCATCATATAGCCAATCTTCTTCACTGGGCTCTTTCTTAGTATAGTGCTGTTCAATACTCACAGATACTATGTTATGTTGCTCTGAAATATTTACTGTAGTAATATTTGGTATAATTGATCTTATTTAAGCATGGGAGACCTGTAGTTCCAGAGTCATCCTTGCTCCAGTGGATTGGAGACAGTGCTATTCCCTGCACCCCAGAGATGCAGCAGCCCAGGGCCAAGAAGAAATCTCCAAGGTAATCCCCAAGACAACATAACAGTTATTAGAACAGAGCTTGTCACTTGCAAATatctacatttttattttttccccTCTACAGGCCAAATGGAGTGGATGACCTTTTAAAGTTGGCAAAACAGTTTGATTTCAACATGTTAAGGCAAGACGAAGAACGAGTCAATGATATGCACGAGCAGAGTTTGGAGCTTCTGTCAGACTCGGAGGACATATTGGATTTAGATGGCAACGAGAACCAGCCTCCGCCCTTACTGAGTAATGTCACACCTGAAAGCACACAGTCCGCCCTTACAACAAACAGCACGGGAAACTCCAAAGACCAGATACCCCCTGACCATGAGATGGAAGATGATATGGATTTTTTATTTGATGGACCAACTCAACACATAAGTGGTAACTTAAGTCAGAATTCATTGCCTCTGTCATTGGAGGTGAAAACTGCTCCCACTGTGTCCTCCAAAGTCATTCCTGGAAAATATGCAGATTCCATACATGGCCACACTTCGACCGTCTCATCGCATCCTGTCAAAAGAAGCTCAGCAAATAACTTTGATGATGACTGGGAAAATGATGATTTGCTGGATGACTCGCTGGTTTTTGAGATGACCCAAAACCCAGACCTCTTTGCCGCTCCTAATCATTGTTCAACCCAAAGAGGGTCGAATGAAACAAAACATGAAAACATCAACCCCTCAGCCATTTCCAAAAATGCTCTTCAAGGAAGTAGAGACATAAAACCAGCTATGTCTAAAGGACAGAATGAAACTGTGAAAAACAGAAAATCCTTCACGCTTGAAGCAAATCCTAATGTACAAGCGAAAAGTATCCTCTCAGAAGCATTACCAAAAGCAGGGAATGTCCCCGACACTGTCAAACCAACACCACATAGGAACGTACGGCAAAACCAACCAAGTCTCGTTCCAATCAACAAAGCTCCGTCTATGGAGTCCAGTAACCAACTAAGCCAGCAAACGCAACACCAGTCTAATGGAATAAAGGCTTGGCCGCAGGTGCCTCTTTTTCAAAGTACATCGATCTCAACCAGCTCAAGCACAAAAAATTCCAACTCTTATTCAACATGTCCCCTTCAGGTTGATAATAGCTCTTACCACAAGCCCACAGAGAACAACAATATGAAGGGAACAGGTGTCATCAAGGCCCCAGCTAGCCACATCGTCATTCCAGAGGACGACTTGGACTCTCTCTTTGCTTCTGACTCCATCTGGGATGACAAAGACGATGACCTATTGTGTCAAGCATGTGATAACCTGGAAAGCCAGGTACAGAGCATGGAGGACCCTGTTATCACACGCACTCAATCCCTGCCCAGTAATCAGACGGAAAGACAGAcgtttgtccctgtctctgcacCTTTGAATAGCAGCAGATCCAATGTAAATCAAACGACCGAGACCACACAATCCAAATATCCCAACATTTCAGTTTATTCACAATCGGCCCCCGGGAACGGTAGCACTCTCACCCACTCTTTCAATAACAACAAAGTACCTGTTACTGTGGTCTCTGGTTGTAAAAGACCAAGTTACAATTCCTCAGCTGGAAATGTTACCGCTAACTCCACGTATAGgctacagaaccctgcagcaggAGAAGGGCCATACCAAAGTACTCAGGTCAAAAGCACTTCTGTAGCTGGGAGCACATCTAATCAACAAGGCACTGGGAGTGGAGCGCGGCTGTCGTCATTCCCGTCACCTGTCTATGTGACTGAAACCCCCACTCGGTTCACCTTTAATAGACCGTCTGGCTGCATGTCCATCCCTGTGACCAACAAAGGTAAGCTACCGTGAGTTGTCTGAGACGGCAAATAAATGTGTTATGCAGCTGTGAAAAAGGCATGAATCTCAACTTGAAACGTGTAAGCGCATTGACGTCAATGCTTATTTTATGATGTTAATGCTATTTGGGGCTATTTGAtatttggggcagcaggtagcctagtggttagagcattgggccagtaaccaaaaggttgctagatcgaatcccagagctaaaatctgtcgttctgcccctaaacaaggcaggtaacccactgttcctaggccgtcattgtatgtaagaatttgttcttaactgacttgcctagttaaataaaggttcaaatttaaaaaaattgtGGATGTTAAAGCATTTACTCACATTCATTTCGCCCCAGAATACTGAGCCCTTCTATTGCTGTGATAAAATAGTAATATTCATTAGACTTGTACTTCACTGAGAGTCAATGATGGTGTAACCCTCCTCTTGACTCATCTGCTTATCATTTTTTTTCAGCTTTCGCTTCAACCCAAGCAGCTGGgaaatgttctgtggtggagATTGAACTGAAGAAACAGCAGGCCATGGAGAAGAGACGGCAGCGGATGCAGACGGTCCACAACCTAAGGGCTCCAACCTGATTCTGGTACAGTGCACATATACAAGAAGATTCCGAATTATAGTTGGACAGTGTTGGCTTACTCTAAACGCCACTCTAAACGCTGACTTGTGCTAGACTGACCATACAGAGCTCTACTATAGAGTTGTTGTAGCCTCGTACTACCATCATGATCTCTTAGCAAAACCGAATGTAAGCTCGCTAGTCCAGGATGGTTGTACGAGGCTAGAGCTGCTGTGCCTTTGTCTCATAATTTACATCACTCAATCCATTCCTGAATAAGAttttagtagtagtaatataaaTGTTATTTAGATTAATGTATTAACACAACACTTCATAAATCaactttttttaaataaactaacCTCTTTTCAGGGAGTATGTTATCAGTTGTGTTTGTAGAGTAGGCTAAGCCTTTT
Protein-coding sequences here:
- the etaa1a gene encoding ewing's tumor-associated antigen 1 homolog isoform X1 produces the protein MPVTVPANNMTDESKQGGGKPKTNRLRRSPKQTQATPSLIDFPKTCQDFKTPTRVTRSRYSNVFNKGESPMNESELQQDIIWDATSPSPLRTVSKRGKKYSANVGIVDISEIVNRIAPKHGRPVVPESSLLQWIGDSAIPCTPEMQQPRAKKKSPRPNGVDDLLKLAKQFDFNMLRQDEERVNDMHEQSLELLSDSEDILDLDGNENQPPPLLSNVTPESTQSALTTNSTGNSKDQIPPDHEMEDDMDFLFDGPTQHISGNLSQNSLPLSLEVKTAPTVSSKVIPGKYADSIHGHTSTVSSHPVKRSSANNFDDDWENDDLLDDSLVFEMTQNPDLFAAPNHCSTQRGSNETKHENINPSAISKNALQGSRDIKPAMSKGQNETVKNRKSFTLEANPNVQAKSILSEALPKAGNVPDTVKPTPHRNVRQNQPSLVPINKAPSMESSNQLSQQTQHQSNGIKAWPQVPLFQSTSISTSSSTKNSNSYSTCPLQVDNSSYHKPTENNNMKGTGVIKAPASHIVIPEDDLDSLFASDSIWDDKDDDLLCQACDNLESQVQSMEDPVITRTQSLPSNQTERQTFVPVSAPLNSSRSNVNQTTETTQSKYPNISVYSQSAPGNGSTLTHSFNNNKVPVTVVSGCKRPSYNSSAGNVTANSTYRLQNPAAGEGPYQSTQVKSTSVAGSTSNQQGTGSGARLSSFPSPVYVTETPTRFTFNRPSGCMSIPVTNKAFASTQAAGKCSVVEIELKKQQAMEKRRQRMQTVHNLRAPT
- the etaa1a gene encoding ewing's tumor-associated antigen 1 homolog isoform X2 → MNQNFNRISFGMPLPLHPLGQHGRPVVPESSLLQWIGDSAIPCTPEMQQPRAKKKSPRPNGVDDLLKLAKQFDFNMLRQDEERVNDMHEQSLELLSDSEDILDLDGNENQPPPLLSNVTPESTQSALTTNSTGNSKDQIPPDHEMEDDMDFLFDGPTQHISGNLSQNSLPLSLEVKTAPTVSSKVIPGKYADSIHGHTSTVSSHPVKRSSANNFDDDWENDDLLDDSLVFEMTQNPDLFAAPNHCSTQRGSNETKHENINPSAISKNALQGSRDIKPAMSKGQNETVKNRKSFTLEANPNVQAKSILSEALPKAGNVPDTVKPTPHRNVRQNQPSLVPINKAPSMESSNQLSQQTQHQSNGIKAWPQVPLFQSTSISTSSSTKNSNSYSTCPLQVDNSSYHKPTENNNMKGTGVIKAPASHIVIPEDDLDSLFASDSIWDDKDDDLLCQACDNLESQVQSMEDPVITRTQSLPSNQTERQTFVPVSAPLNSSRSNVNQTTETTQSKYPNISVYSQSAPGNGSTLTHSFNNNKVPVTVVSGCKRPSYNSSAGNVTANSTYRLQNPAAGEGPYQSTQVKSTSVAGSTSNQQGTGSGARLSSFPSPVYVTETPTRFTFNRPSGCMSIPVTNKAFASTQAAGKCSVVEIELKKQQAMEKRRQRMQTVHNLRAPT